Within the Thermosynechococcus sichuanensis E542 genome, the region ATAAAAACAATTGGCTTTTGCCCTTCTTGATAACTCAAGCGATAGGCGCAGGAAAGACCCTGCCACTGATAGGTTTTAGAGGCGAACGACGGCATTCCTGACGCTCCTGCAAATTTCTTGAAAAAACTCTTGTAACGCGGTCAACGGTAAGCTTGTTACCCCTGTCAACAATATGACTGATCCCTAACATTCGGTAGCAATTTTAACCAAATTTTTCCCTTGCCTTAACCTAATCCCTTGAATCTCTTGCTTATTCTGACGAAAGGGTAGTTTGATCGGTTCGCCTCTTTGCAATGTGTGGGCAACCGTCACCCCGAAGGTACTTTACTTGCAAAACGTTGTTTACTCCGCTAGGAAACATCACCATGTTTACATCTGCAAAAAGCTATGCCCGCCTAGGGGTGGCTGCAGCCGTCGCAGCTCTCTCGGCTAGCTTCATTCCTGCTGCTTTTTCCCAAGGGACACCGACGATTCGCATTGATGGCTCCAGTACCGTTTTCCCCATTACTGAAGCTGTCGCTGAACAGTTCCAAAAAGCCCAAGGGGGCAAAATTCGTGTAACTGTTGGTGTATCTGGTACAGGCGGTGGCTTCAAGAAGTTCTGCCGGGGTGAAACGGATATCTCTAACGCTTCTCGCCCGATTTTGGCTAAAGAAATCGCAGATTGTAAAGCCGCGGGCATCAACTTTATCGAGCTACCTGTGGCCTATGATGCCCTAACTGTGGTAGTGAATCCCCAAAACACTTGGGCAAGAAGTCTAACTGTTGCTGAACTGAAAAATATTTGGGGACCAGACTCGAAAATCAATAACTGGAGCCAAGTGCGCCAAGGTTTCCCCAACATTCCTCTGAAACTCTTTGGGCCAGGGGCTGACTCTGGAACCTTTGACTACTTCACAGAAGCCATTAACGGTAAAGCCAAAGTGAGCCGCAAAGACTTCACGGCCAGTGAAGATGACAACGTGCTGGTGCAAGGGGTATCTCGCGATCGCGGTGCCTTAGGCTACTTTGGGTTTGCTTACTACATGGAAAACCGCAATCGCCTCAAAGCAGTTGCTATCGACAATGGCAAAGGGCCTGTCCAACCCTCTGAGCAAAACGTGCTGAATGGGACATACCAACCCCTCTCCCGTCCCATCTTTATCTATGTCAACGCCAAGTCAGCACAGCGGCCGGAAGTGCGGCAGTTTGTTACCTACTACCTAAACAACGCCCCTGCAATGGTGAAAAAGGTGAAGTATGTTCCCCTGCCGGCCAGTGCCTACCGCACTATCTTGGCCAACTTCAACCGTAATCGTGTGGGTACGGTCTTTGGGGGTAAAGAGGCCATTGGCCTTACGATCAACCAACTGCTGAAAATGCAACCCCAGTAGAATGATATTTTGGCGTATGGAAGGGTGTGAGGTATCAGCCCTCCACCCTTTTTTCCGATTTTGTTAACGTTGGATCGTTGATGCTCCTAAGGATAGATCCTCATCTCAAAGCTTTTCTCTCGCTGGAACAATACCCATGGTAGAACAGCCCCTACCCTACTCCACGAAGTTACCCGTTGCGTTACCATCCCGTACGGTCAGAATCTGGCGTGAACGCATTATTGCCAGTATTCTTTTTTTGGCGGCGATCTCATCGGTCGTGACTACGCTGGTGATCATCTATATTTTGTTTGCTGAGACAGTGATCTTCTTTGAAAAGGTGATGGAGATGCATCAAGAGTCTCTCTTTGAGGCCTTGGTGGAATTCTTTACGGGCACCGACTGGTCGCCCCTCATTGAGCCAGTGGGGATTGGTATCTTACCGTTGCTCTCTGGGACGTTTACGACCTGCTTTGTGGCCTGTTGTGTGGCGATTCCCCTTGGCACAATTGCAGCCGTTTACTTGAGTGAGTTTGCACCCGCCAAAGTTCGGGAACTCCTTAAGCCCATTCTGGAGATTCTGGCAGGGATTCCCACCGTTGTTTACGGCTACTTTGCTCTTTTGGTGGTCACCCCCTTCCTCCAGAAAATTATTCTTGGGGTGCAGCAGTTTTTCAACCCCGGCAAAGAACCTTGGGAATATTACGAACTGCCGGGTTTTAACATGCTGGGGGCAGGGATTGTGGTCGGTCTAATGGTACTGCCTTATATCACAAGTTTGACAGAAGATGCGTTGCAGGCAGTTCCCCTTCAACTGCGGGAGGGTTCCTATGCCATGGGGGCGACTCGTTTGCAAACAGCGATTAGAGTGTTGATGCCGGCGGCGGCTTCTGGGATTGTGGCGGCCTATATCTTGGGCTTGGCACGGGCAATTGGGGAAACAATGATTGTGGCGGTGGCGGCTGGCTTGCAGCCTAAGTTTACCTTTAATCCCTTAGAAGGAGCCTCAACCACAACCGCCTTCATTGTCTCGGTGAGTTTGGGGGACTTGCCCCACGGATCACTGGAGTATCAGTCGATTTTTGCCGCCGGGATCATGCTGTTTTTTGCGACGCTGATCCTGAATGTGGCAGGCTACTTCTTTAGTCGCCGTTACCGTGAGGTGTACTAACCATGCGTAGCCAACAACATATTCTCAACAACCTCCGCAATCCAATCGCGATCGCCGCTTCAATTCAAAGTCGCAAGCGCTGGGAACAATTTTTTATTGCCCTAGGCTGGTTCTCTTTGCTAGTTGCCCTATTGACCCTCGTTTTTTTGGTCTCTGACCTCTTCCTACGGGGTCTGCCGATGCTCAACTGGAAATTTTTTACTTCGCCTCCCAGTAGTGATCCAGAGGAGGCCGGCATCCTCACGGCATGGGTCGGCAGTCTGTTGGTTATTTTTGTAACCGCTTTGGTGGCGATTCCCTTGGGTATTGCAGCGGGCATTTACCTCGAAGAATACGCCCCCAAAAACTGGCTACTTGATTTTATCGAGGTCAATATCACGAATCTGGCGGGTGTGCCCTCGATTATCTATGGTCTGCTGGCGCTGGGTTTCTTTGTCTATATCCTCAATTGGGGTGAAAGTATTCTCACAGCGGGGTTCACGCTGGCATTGCTGATTTTACCTGTGGTGATTGTGACCACTCGCGAGTCCTTGCGAGCCATTCCCCAGGGGATTCGGGAAGCTGCCTATGCCGTTGGCTCAAGTCGCTGGCAGGTGATTGCTGATCATGTGCTGCCCTACTCCATGGGGGGGATTCTCACGGGGATTATTGTTGGTATCTCCCGCGCAATTGGCGAAACGGCACCCCTGATCACCATTGGTGCTTTGACGTTTATCACGTTCTTGCCGGATCCACCCATTCAAAACGAGTTTCCCTACATTTCGTTTAAGTGGATTTGGTCTCCCTTTACAGTACTGCCGATTCAGATGTTTAACTGGGTCTCCCGTCCTCAAGAAGCTTTTCAAGTGAATGCGGCGGCGGCGGGGATTGTGCTGCTGGTGTTAACGCTGGCAGTGAATGGTACAGCGATTTATCTGCGTTATCGTTTTAGGAAGAGTATCAAATGGTAAAGCCTACAGATCGGGTGGTAGCTACCGAGAATGAGCCACTGAAAAAGCTAGCAGAGGTGCGGGATCTGAACTTCTACTACAGTGGTAAGCATGCCCTCAAGAATATCAACCTGCCAGTCTATGAGAAGAAAGTAACGGCACTGATTGGCCCATCGGGCTGCGGCAAGACGACCTTGCTGCGCTGCTTTAATCGCATGCATGATCTTTACCCTGGCAACCGCTACGAAGGGGAAATCTGGCTAGGGGATGACCCTCCCCGTAACCTCTTGCAGATGGATCCCATTGAGGTGCGGATGCAGATTGGCATGGTGTTCCAAAAGCCCAACCCCTTCCCGAAGTCGATTTATGAAAACGTTGCCTATGGCTTGCGGGTACGGGGCATCAATAATCGTGCCATTCTCGATGAGGTGGTGGAGCGATCGCTCCGCAATGCAGCCCTCTGGGATGAAGTCAAAGATCGCCTCGAAGAACCGGGAACCTCTCTATCGGGGGGGCAGCAACAGCGCTTGTGTATTGCCCGTGCCCTCGCCACGGATCCAGCGCTTATTCTCTTTGACGAACCAACATCGGCCTTGGATCCGATTGCCACAGTGAGCATTGAGAACCTGATTGTGGAACTCAAGGATCAAGTGACGATTCTAATTGTGACCCACAACATGCAGCAGGCGATTCGCATTTCCCAGTTCACGGCCTTTATGTACTTGGGCGAAATCGTTGAGTACAACGAAACTATGTCCATCTTCACAAAGCCGGTAGAACAGAAGACCGCCGATTACGTCAGTGGTCGCTTTGGTTGATCCTGCGTCAAGTCCGCTTGAGAATGTGGTCTAAGGGGTAAGGTGCGGTTGTGCATGGATCGCTACCCTAGGGCTAATAGTTATTCGTTCTAGCTCTAGGAGCACCGTTATGGTGGCATTGCTGGAGGCAACGGTCAGGGACGCGATCGCCCGTGAATTAGCAGTTCGTCTTGCCC harbors:
- a CDS encoding PstS family phosphate ABC transporter substrate-binding protein, whose protein sequence is MFTSAKSYARLGVAAAVAALSASFIPAAFSQGTPTIRIDGSSTVFPITEAVAEQFQKAQGGKIRVTVGVSGTGGGFKKFCRGETDISNASRPILAKEIADCKAAGINFIELPVAYDALTVVVNPQNTWARSLTVAELKNIWGPDSKINNWSQVRQGFPNIPLKLFGPGADSGTFDYFTEAINGKAKVSRKDFTASEDDNVLVQGVSRDRGALGYFGFAYYMENRNRLKAVAIDNGKGPVQPSEQNVLNGTYQPLSRPIFIYVNAKSAQRPEVRQFVTYYLNNAPAMVKKVKYVPLPASAYRTILANFNRNRVGTVFGGKEAIGLTINQLLKMQPQ
- the pstC gene encoding phosphate ABC transporter permease subunit PstC — its product is MVEQPLPYSTKLPVALPSRTVRIWRERIIASILFLAAISSVVTTLVIIYILFAETVIFFEKVMEMHQESLFEALVEFFTGTDWSPLIEPVGIGILPLLSGTFTTCFVACCVAIPLGTIAAVYLSEFAPAKVRELLKPILEILAGIPTVVYGYFALLVVTPFLQKIILGVQQFFNPGKEPWEYYELPGFNMLGAGIVVGLMVLPYITSLTEDALQAVPLQLREGSYAMGATRLQTAIRVLMPAAASGIVAAYILGLARAIGETMIVAVAAGLQPKFTFNPLEGASTTTAFIVSVSLGDLPHGSLEYQSIFAAGIMLFFATLILNVAGYFFSRRYREVY
- the pstA gene encoding phosphate ABC transporter permease PstA, giving the protein MRSQQHILNNLRNPIAIAASIQSRKRWEQFFIALGWFSLLVALLTLVFLVSDLFLRGLPMLNWKFFTSPPSSDPEEAGILTAWVGSLLVIFVTALVAIPLGIAAGIYLEEYAPKNWLLDFIEVNITNLAGVPSIIYGLLALGFFVYILNWGESILTAGFTLALLILPVVIVTTRESLRAIPQGIREAAYAVGSSRWQVIADHVLPYSMGGILTGIIVGISRAIGETAPLITIGALTFITFLPDPPIQNEFPYISFKWIWSPFTVLPIQMFNWVSRPQEAFQVNAAAAGIVLLVLTLAVNGTAIYLRYRFRKSIKW
- the pstB gene encoding phosphate ABC transporter ATP-binding protein PstB → MVKPTDRVVATENEPLKKLAEVRDLNFYYSGKHALKNINLPVYEKKVTALIGPSGCGKTTLLRCFNRMHDLYPGNRYEGEIWLGDDPPRNLLQMDPIEVRMQIGMVFQKPNPFPKSIYENVAYGLRVRGINNRAILDEVVERSLRNAALWDEVKDRLEEPGTSLSGGQQQRLCIARALATDPALILFDEPTSALDPIATVSIENLIVELKDQVTILIVTHNMQQAIRISQFTAFMYLGEIVEYNETMSIFTKPVEQKTADYVSGRFG